The Pseudofrankia sp. DC12 region TCGGTCGACGCCGGCTCCTGTGGCGACGCCCGTGGCGGCGATTCTGTTGATCCCACAGTCGGAGTGGATCGCGGCGAGTCCGCGGCCGTCCGCGAACCCGCCCATTTCCCAGCCCACCTCGTTCATCGTGCTGCAGCAGAACGTCATGCCGACCGGCGGCCTGCCCGTCGCGGCCCCGGCCCCAGGGACGAACCCGAGCAGTGGTCCCGCCGCGGCCTACAGCCCGCCCCAGGCGAGCGACCCGTGGTCGACCGGCGCCATCGCGGTCCTCTACGCCAGCGCCACCCAGCCGTGCGCGGCCACTCCTGGCCAGGCCGGCCTCGCCACCGCCTGCCAGCCCGGCAGGCCGGCTCCGCCAGTGCAGACCCAGAAGCACTGCGGCTGGGCCGGCTGCACCCTCGGCGGCCTGGCCAGTTCCGCCAGCCACACCATCGTCAGCACCGCGACCAGCGCCTACAACTACGCGAGGAACCACCCCGTCGACACGGCGCTCAACGTCGCGATGGTCGCTCTCGCGTTCGTCCCGGTCGGTGGTGAGTTCGCCGACGGCGCCATCCTCGCCGCGCGGGGAGCGCGAGGCATCGAGGAAGTGGGAGCACTCGTTGACTCAGGTGGGATAGACTCGAAATTGGTCCGTACGGTGGACTCTGAATACGACGCGATAACGACGAAGGGCGGAGATAGGTATCTTTCTATCAGGAAGCGCGGGCCGGTCCTGACGGGAACGGCTGACGCATTGACCGGCGATGTGGTGACTTCTCTTAACTGGGGCACCGACGTTGCGAATCTGCATCCCACCTTGGTGGGTCGTCTCAGTGGAGAGGGATTGGAATCGTTTTACGGTGGTCCCTCTGGGGTGCACGGGGAGATTCACGGCATCAATGAGCTTCTCTGGCGACGGGAAGATGCTGGTTTGAGTACCGAGATCGACGGCACCTTCACCTTCTACAGCCGAAGGCTCCGAGGTGCCGAGCAAGGTGATCAGATTCCGAGGTGCGCGGCGTGTGAATCCCTCACCTCAGGCGCGGGAGAGATTCAGCGGTGACGGAGAGCGGCCCTGTCCGAGTGCTTGATTCGGACCTGGACTACGATTCGGATCTTGTCTACTCGTACCGCGGGCAGCCGTTCACCGGAGTCGGCTACGACGATGTCCCTGGCCATGGATTGTCGGAAATATCCTACGTCGATGGGCGCCAGGAAGGCTCATCCCGCGACTGGTATCCCTCGGGCAATCTCCAAGCCGAGACATTCTACAAAAGAAATATGCGACACGGCCCCAATCGGGAGTACAGGGAAGACGGGTCCATCGCCCTCGACGAGTACTACGAGTTCGGGGTGCGAGTGTCGTCGCGCACAATTGATGAAAACGGCTCCGTAGTCGAGAGTTATCAGCTCCTTGATGACAGCGACGGCCGTCGCAAGATCGATCGACTTCGCGAAATCTTCGGCGGATAGTTTGCGAATCTCCCCGCCAGCTGATGGCTACTGTGCTCGCGGTGAGGCGTCGCTGACCATTGGTGACGCGGAGAAAATTCAGGAGGATTTGCGCTCCCTGGTAAATCTGGACAGCGCCGTCGGGGCCAGCCGGAAAACTGTCACCGGTCTCGACGTGTCCTATGTGAAAGATACTGATCTGCTGGCTGCTGCCGCAGTCACCATCGACATTCAGACGCTCGGCGTCTTGGAGACTGCGATTGTCAAGGGAGAGGCAACGTTCCCATATGTGCCGGGCCTGCTGGCATTTCGTGAGGCTCCTGCGCTGCTGCATGCCCTAGAAAAAATACTGGTCACGCCCGATGTCCTGGTATGTGACGGCTACGGTCTTGCGCATCCGAGGAGGTTCGGCCTGGCATGCTACCTCGGAGTCATAACCGGTCTCCCGACTTTCGGGGTCGCGAAGAGCTCGTTTACTGCACGCTTTGTCGAGCCTGGCGTGGAGCGCGGCTCGTGGTCGCCGCTCCTCGATGGCGATGACGTAGTTGGCCGCGTGCTGAGGACACAGCCCGGCGTAAAACCCGTATTTGTCTCGGTGGGCCATCGCATCGACCTGGACGAGGCATCCGACATAACACTTAAGATGTCTCCCAGATTCCGCGTGCCGGAAGCAATTCGCCGCGCGGATTCGCTGTCTCGAGCCGCGCTCCGGACTGGATCCGGCTGACGCCGATCATTTACCTTATCTCCTGCCAGGTCTGCCACAGATGGCGACCACGACCAGGCGGCGGGCTTCGAGAACTCTCCGAAAATGCTGTGACCCCTCGGCCAACATGCGTGCACAGACTCCGACGAAGATCACAGCCGTACCTGCCTGTGCGAGATAGTCAGCCGGTGGCGGCGGCGTCGAGGGATTCGGTCCTGGTGGAGGTATGAGCTCGGCAGTCGAATGCGGGTGTCCTGGCACAGCACCGGTCAGGTGTCGGCCAGATGGTGACGTCGTTCCCGGGCATTGCCGGGCTCCAGCGCCGGCGCTGCTCGGTGATCGTCATTTCTGATCGGCGTCGTGCGCCTTATTGTTGGCTGCGTCGATTCGGTTGCGGTCGGCCGTCGTGCGGAGGCGGCTCAAGGAAGCCTGATGACGATGTCGCTGCGGATGCGGTGCCGGCTCTCGATGAGGCTTCCGGGTCTTTCGCGATGTCGGGCGCGATGCCCACAGGCGGCATGGTCGTCCACAGGTGGCGTAAGAGGACTGGTGCGGTGAGCGCCGTGATGTTGCACTGGGCACCCTTGATCGCTTCGCACGTGGGAGGTGTCGATGGGCTGGCATGCGCGGGCTGAGGAGCTGGTGCGGCTGGAAGGGCCGGTGCTGGAAGCGGCGTTGATGTTGTTGGAGCATGCGGCGTCGGGGCTGCTGCACCGGCCCGCGTTCGACAGTCTGGCCGGGGCGTCGGCGCTGGCGGATGTGGACCTGGCGGTGTTCCGGCTGGAGATATACGGGCTGCGGGTGCCGCCGTCGTTTCCGGTGGGTGGGGATCGGGTCGAGGCTCGTGACGTACGGCCGGTATTGGACGCGGCAGCGGCGCGCCTGGCCACGGGTCTTACGACCGCGGCGGATCCGATGCAGGTGGCCCGTGCGGGGATCTTCACCCGTGAGGCGCTGGCGGCGTTGGGCGATGACTGAGCGAGGGGATGCGCGCGGGCTGAGCGACGGCTGGCTGATGGAGCGGGCCGAGCATGCGGCGGCGTTCGCGGTCGCGACGCGGCATCCGCAGCAGTGGTCGGTCGAGTATCTCGGGCAAGAAGCGGCCGGGCTGGTGGCGATGGCCGCGGTGGTCCACGGTCATGCCCGCTTTCTCGCCCGCGAGATGGAGCCGGGGCATCCCGCGCGGGTCCTGGCGGGATTTCTTGACGCCGTGCGCCGTCCGCTGCGAGGCATGGGTCAATCGGGCGGCGAGTTGGCCGCGGCGAGCCTGTGGCACGGGGCGGTCGAACAAGTGGCGGTCGCACATGACCTTTTGGCGGCACAGGTCGGTGGCGTGGCGGAGCCGGGCCTGGACCACCTCGGGGGGCAGGCCGGCGGTCGCGGCGTGCAGACCACGCACGGCGGCGTGGCGGGTCGCGGTGAACGACAGTTCGGCCACGAGCACGGGCAGCCCGGCGCGGTGGCCGCGGGCCGCGGGGGTGGCCAGGGCCGCGGTGGTCCGTTCGAGGGCGCGCAGCGCGCTGACCACGGCGATCCACGCGGGCAGTTCCTGGTCGACCTCGAACGGGCCGGTCGCGCGCAGCATCGGCCCGGTCCCGGGTCCGGCACCGGTGAGCAGCGACTTTCCGTCACGCAGCGGGGTCTCGGTCGCGCCCCACCGGCTGCGGTAGGCCGCCGCGATCTCGGTCGCGGTCAGCGCGGCAGGATCGGTGACGTTCGTGGCGATCGCGTAGGTCTCCCCGGTGTGGACCCCGTCGGCGAACACGTCGTACTCCACGGCCCGCCAGCCGGTCAGCACGTCCTCGACCCCGAGGCCGGCGAGGAACGACCCGTCGGGCAGCCAGTCGCCGACCCGGCGCACCGTCAGCCCGGACGGCAGCCGCACGAGCAGCCGCCACCCGGTCGCGGCGAGGCGGCGCAGCCGCGGCGCCCCGGGGAAGTTGCGGTCCCCGACATGGCCCAGGTCCTCGCGGGCAAGGTCCGCCCCGGCGGGCCCGTCCGCGACCTGGTCGAGCGGGGCCTGCTCGGCGGCGAGCTCGGCGCGGACCGCCGCGAGCAGCCGGTCGGCGAGCGCGGGCATGAGCCCGGCTGGCAGGCCCCGGCGCGCCGCCGCGAACCCGGCCCCGGTCGGGACCGAGCAGCGGCCGGTGAACGCCACCTCGCCGAGCGGGCCGAACAGCCCGGCCAGTACGTCGTCCCACGACGCCTCCGGCATCAGCACCCCCGCGAGCTGCCCCCGCACGAGCAGCGGCCACGTGAACACCCGCCCCGGATCCCGTCCACCAGCCCCGGCCCCGTCCTCGGCGGCCTCCTCGGTGCCGGCGGGGGTGAACTCGCCGACAAGCCGGTCGATCTCGGCCTCCAGCAGACCGAGCCGCACGAAGTCCGCGGCCTGCCCCTCGACCTCGATCCGCCCGTCGTCCCGGACCCGGGCGACCCCCACGAGCACCGGGCGCAGGACCACGACCCGATCCCCCTGCCCGACCGGCCCCGCGCCCGGCGCGACCGTCAACAGCGAACGCCGCCCCGCCGGCGCCTGCCCACCCCCACGCCGCCCGGCCGTCCGCGCCGTCCCCGCCACAACGTCCTCGACGCGCACCGCGACGAGCCCGGACCCGACCTCCAGGGACCCGGACAGACCAGCCGCCGACACACACGAGTAGAAAGACACCAGCGGGCTCCGGGGCAGAGAAGGCGTAGGAACCTGATCTCCTACCCGGAGACCCGCCCCAAAGCCCGCATCTCGGGCCCTTCCAACAGGGCCGGGCGTGTCGCGCCCACCGCCCCAACCACCCCAGAATCGTCACTCGCGGTGACCATCATCCCGAGGCCTCCATGCGGTCACACCACCACGATCATGCGCTGGTTGTCGGCATTGCCCCTTCATCCCTGTCCAGGCCATCAGCGACTGATTGCCGCACGTTCTTGGTGCTGGCCCAGTGGCTGCCAATGCCGTTGTAAGGCGCTTGATCGCGAGGTGTGGGGTACCCGGCCGCGCCTGGGCCAACGGTGATGTTGGGTGACGGTCGGGCGTGGGGTGGGAGGTCGCCGGAGCGGTGGATTTGGGTGCTGGGAGTGCCCGGAGTGTGGGGTTTGAGCGGATCTCCGGGTGAGGTGAAGGGTGTCGAAGCCAGTTCCCTGACCCGGAGCTTCGACCACCGCGAGCAGGCCCAGGCGCTGGCCACCCTGATCGTCGACCGCCACGAGAACGACGGCTGGGACGGAGCGCGCCTCACGCCGCTGGTCGCCGGCCTGCGCGAGGTCATGCCCTGAGTCCGCCAGTGGCACAACGAGGTCGACCCGCGCTACGACGGTTCCCCCGCCGAGGTCTACGACGCCTTCCTCGCCGGCACCCTGGGCCAGCACAACCTGACCGAGGCCGCCCTGACCGGCTGGCGCCCCTCCGCCCCGACCCGCGGTCGCCGTGCCGCCCGAGGGTAGGCGGTCGGTGGTGCTGCGTAGAGTTGCGCTGATCGACTTGTGGCTGGGGGAGGGTGGTGTGGGATGGCTCGTTGGTTCAACACGGCTGGACCGTGCGATCCCGAGCTTCATTTCATGATCCCGGCCGCGGCGCGGCTTCCAGGGGTACCTGGACTCGTGGCGCGGCATGGCTACTTCGTCGTGCATGCTCCCCGGCAGACGGGGAAGACGACGACGCTCCGGTCGCTGGCACAGGAACTGACCGCGAGCGGCCGGTACGCGGCGGTGCTGACCTCCTGTGAGCCTGGCCGGCCCTGGTCCGATGACGTCGCCGCGGCGGAACAAGCCATCCTCCGGACTCTTCGAGACAAGGCTGCCGACGGCCTGCCTGACGATCTCCGCCCGCCGGCCTGGCCGGAGGCGCCCGCCGGGGCAGTGCTGAGCAGCGGGCTCACGGCCTGGTCGAAGGCTTGCCCACGTCCGGTGGTGCTCTTCCTTGACGAAATTGACGCCCTGGAGGGCCGCACGCTGATCAGCGTGCTCAGCCAGCTGCGCAGCGGCGCCACCGAACGGCCAGCGAACTTCCCGATGTCAGTCGCCCTCTGCGGCCTGCGCGATCTCCGCGACTACAAGACCGCCTCTGGGGGAAACCCCAACCGCCTGGGCGGTCCCAGCCCCTTCAACATCATCGTTGAGTCGCTGCGGCTCGGGAATTTCACACCCGACGAGATCCGCGAACTCTACGGTCAGCACACCTCTGACACCGGACAGCCGTTCACCGGCGAGGCCGTCGAGCAGGTCTTCGACCTGACCGACGGCCAGCCCTGGCTGGTCAACGCGCTGGCGAACGAGATCACCGTCAAGATGGCGGTGACGCCACCGACCCCAATCACCGCCGCCCACGTAGAGAAGGCAGCCGAACGCCTCATCCAGGCCCGGGCCACCCACCTGGACTCGCTGGTTGACAAGCTCAACGACTCCCGGGTCCGCGCCATCATCGAACCTTTGATCACCGGCACCCAGCCGGCACAGCGGCCGAAGAACGACGACATCCAGTACGTCCGCGACCTCGGTCTGCTCGCCCAGGACCCACCGGTCCGCCCGGCCAACCCGATCTACAACGAGGTCATCGTCCGTGCCCTGACCGACGGTGTCCTGGAATATGCGACCGACGTTCCCCGGCCTCGTGCCTATGTGCTTCCCGACGGACGGATGGACTTCACCCGCCTGCTCACCGAGTTCGCCGCCTTCTGGAAGGGCAACGGCGACATCCTCGTCTCGCAGCAGATCTACCACGAGGCCGCTCCTCATCTCGTCCTCCAGGCGTACCTCCAGCGGGTGGTGAACGGTGGTGGCACCGTCCTGCGCGAGTACGGCGTAGGCCGCGGCCGGCTCGACCTCCTCGTCACCTGGCCTTACCGCAGTCCCGACGGTGCTCAGGCCGTGCAGCGCCAAGCCATCGAGCTGAAGGTCCGCGCCGAGGGCGATGCCGACCCCCCAGACCCCGCGTTGGTCCAGCTCGACGGCTACCTCGACCGCCTCGGCCTCGACACCGGGGCGCTGCTCCTCTTCGACCGCCGGCCGACGGCTCCCCCCATCCACGAGCGCACGACCATCACCGCCAGGACCAGCCCAGCCGGCCGGCCGATCACCCTGTTCCAGGGATAACGCCGCCGACCGCCAGGAGCCAAGGGGGCCAGCCAGCCTCGCCATCGGTCGCGCGGCTCACTTTGACAGCAGCCGTCGTCTCTCGCTGGTTCGCTTGGACTGGGGAATATCCTCGCCGTACAGCCAATGCCACTTCCGCTAGTTCGATCATGATTTGTGGCGCTGCTGAGCACGCCGGTTGAAGATTCGGCCAGTGGGCGGCTGGGAGGCCCCCGTGCGGCGGCGGGGCCCGCGGAGCGCGGTGCCACGCGGGTCGGCGCGCACCCGCGGCCCGGCGGTGGCGGGTCGGTGGCGTGTCCGGGTCCGTTCCCGGTGCTGCGGCGCGGGTCCGCTCGTTCTGGCGAGCCTGATCGTGGCCGGCGCGTCGTAGCGGATCCCGTGCTGCCCAGGGCTTTTGACCTTGTAGTGGTTGTGGCGGGCGCGGCGCACGACCCGGGGGTAGCCGCGCTCGCGGCGCTCGTTGAGCTTCTCGGGCCGGGTGATGTCCGCGTGGACGCGGGCGAGGGCCCGCGCCTCGTGGTCAGGGGGAAGAAGACGGGTCACCGACCCGTCGACGAACGAGGCGCATGGTGCGCGTGTAGCGGACTCTGTCCGGGTCGATCCAGGGCCAAGGGAAGATCACTCCAGGTAGCGAACTATCGCTCTGAGTAATCGTCACGATCGAGCTCTCGGTCCAGGTTTCGACGGGTCTCGCGGGTGCAGTTCCTTCCGGCCGGAATCTCGCCGCCCGCGCTTCCGAGCTATCGGAAATGACGCCATCGGCAGCTACGAATGCCTACCCGAAAATCCGCCGCTGTGCGCCCAGTCGCCATGGCCGTTGAATTGACGAAAACAAGAGCCGCCGTTGCGAAACGACGGCCTCCTGATCGGGACAATGAGAGTGCGAACAAACAATCCCCCGAGACAGAAGGCCGCCAAGTGTCATCATGCCAGACCGGCGCCGCTTTGTCGAGCGGCCTTGACAACGCCGGCAAAGAAAAAATCGGTCGACTTCTTGCCATGCTGCGTCTTGTGAAGGATTTCCGCGACGCCCGGGGCCGGGTTTACGACCTCGAGTTCGTGCTTGCCACGGCGACCGTCGCGACGCTCGCTGGCGCCACGTGTTACCGCGAGATCGGAAGCGAGGCGGCCGACCTCTCCCAAGGGCTCCTCGCCGCACTCGGCGCGCCCTACGGCCTTTTTCGGGGCTGCTACACCGTTCCCTGCGAATCCACCATCCGCGAGACCCTCAAAGGAGTCAACTCGCATGTGCTGGACCTGGTCGTCGGCACCTGGCTGCACGAACAAGCGACCCGCGATCACAACGGCGATCTGGTGATCGCCCTGGACGGTAAGGTCTTGCGCGGCGCTTGGAGCACGGAGAACCAGCAGTTCACGCTGTTCTCTGCCATGACTCACAACCAGGGGGTCGTCATCGCCCAGACCAAGGTCCCCGCGGATACCAACGAGATCACCCAGGTCGCGAACCTACTCAAAAACATCAAACACGAGCGCGGCCGAACCGTCATCACCGCAGACGCCGCGCACACGCAGGTCAAAACCGCGATCCTACTCTGGAAAAAACGAATCGACTACGTGTTCACTGTCAAGGGGAACCAGCCGAAGCTCTTCCAGCAAATCTTCGATCGCCTCCTGCCGGTTATTCAGAAAACACCGGGGCATGAGGTCGAGGAATGCTCCCGCGGAAGTATCAAGCGCTGGACGACTTGGACGCGACCCGTGGATGACATCCGTTTCCCACGGGCCCGAACAATAGCCGTCATCTGCCGCGAAGAATTCGATCTCACCGGCGCCCGTCTCAGCAAGGAATACGCCTTCATTGTCACCAGCCTGCGCGGTGAGCGCGCCGCTCCGGACGCTATCCACACCCACGTCCGAATGCACTGGGGCATAGAGAACCGTGTCCATTACGTCCGCGACACCACCTGGCGGGAAGATGCCTGCCAAGCCCACCAAGAAAACGGCCCGCACAATCTCGCGATCCTCCGCAATCTCGCGCTCGGCCTACTACGCCTCCACGGCGTCACCAAGATCAAGGAAACTGTGCAGGAGATTGGCCGCGACCGTAATAGAGCCGTCCAGTACCTCGCTACCTAGCGTAGCCGATCAACACGCAGTGCGATCTTCGCGAGGCCCTGGGTAAGAACTTTGCCCTGGCGAACCAGACTGGTCTGCAGCGGACACCGCAAGGCTATCCTTGGCATCACCATCAGGATCCGGGACTGATGCAGCTCGTCGAGAGCGGTGTCCACAGCCGGACTGGTCACACTGGGGGCTTCTCGCGTGGGGGTTCGTGATGGAGGATTTCTTCCAGGACGATGACTACTACACGGGACCACCACTTTGCGATGACCTGATCGCAGCAGCTCAGTCGGCCGTAGGTTTTGTCCTTCCTCGGGTGTACGTCGATGCCCTGCGGCTTCGGAATGGCGGTATACCGAAGCGCAGATGTTTTCGGACGAGTTTCAAGACATCCTGGGCCCCGGATCACTTTGAGATTTCTGCGATTCTTGGACTCGGCGGAGAGCTAGGGATTGATTCGGTCGACTCCGGGAGCCGTGTGCTTATTGAAGAGTGGGGATACCCTGATATTGGGGTCGTAATTTGTGCCATGCCCTCGGGTGGTCATGATGCGGTGATGTTGGACTACTCTGAGTGTGGCCCGATGGGCGTACCGGGCGTGGCCTACGTCGATGAAGACCGCGCCCCCCAGCGCATCTCGAAATCATTCGAAGAATTTATCGAGAGGCTCGATTTCTGCGCATTGCCAGGCGATCCGTGACGGTTCGTAACGCAGTCGAAGGCGGCCTGCTCGGGATGACGCCGCTTGGAGAGCCGTAACCAGCCGGCAGGCCGCCCGGGTTGAGCGACGGCATCGAGTAGCTGGTGACCGCGGTGGGCGGGGTGGTCCGGCCGGTGGCGGAGGTGTCGCCGTCGGGGGTTGGTGACTGGCAGACGATGAGCAGCAAGATGGCGGCTGGCAGGCCGATGGTCGGCAGGCCGAACACCTGCGCCAGGCGGACGGCGCGGGCATGGGGGCGTCGCCTGCGGTGACGGCCGGGTCGCCTCCGTGCCTCCGAGGCGCGCTCGGCTGGGTCGGCGTCCGCGGCTGGGTCGACGACCGCGCCGGGGCTGCTCCGGGCGTCAGGACTGGTGGGAACGAGAACCGGTTCGCTGTCTGGGCGGATACCGACCGTAGGGTCGGCCGGCCGTGCGGGCGGGTCGCCCGCCGCGGCGGATGTCAGTTCCGTCGCTGCTGGCGGCCCGGCCGTCGGGCGATTCTTCCGGCTCACGTTCGGTGTTCCTTCGGGGTTTCTCGAGAGGCGTCGCCTCGAGGTGCGCCCAGGCCCAGGACCGGTTGGGAGCAGGCCGGCAGGCCGGCGCGCGGCGGGCCATGACCGGCCGGTGGGTAATGGTTCGATCTGTCCGCGGAGGGCCTTCCAGCGGAGCTGCGCTACATCGGATGATCACCTCCATCGGACTCTAACGACGAGAGTCATGCCCGCGCTTCTGTCACACACAGCTACTAGTAACGATCCGGGCTGGCCGTGATCTGAATTCCAAGAGGTGAGCGGTGCGCGGGGCTTCTGCTGGAGCGGTGAAGCGCGTGGGAGAGGTCTGTGGGCGCCCATGGTGCCAGCTTGGCGGCCAATAGGCACGCGAATCCCACAGTGGATCTTCAGGTCGGATCAAATGTGCTGGTCAGCGCATCGTAGGAGATCAAGAAATGCCGACGGGCCTGGGCTGAGGCCGAGGCGGGGCCCCTGACCCAAGGCGTCAGCCCAGCCCGGCGTCCTCGCGTGGATACGTGACTGTCTGTGTTGTGAGCCTCCTGCCTTTGGCGATCTCGTCCTTCTAAATGGTTGTGCCTCGGAGGACTTGGTGCCATG contains the following coding sequences:
- a CDS encoding YwqJ-related putative deaminase, whose translation is MAAILLIPQSEWIAASPRPSANPPISQPTSFIVLQQNVMPTGGLPVAAPAPGTNPSSGPAAAYSPPQASDPWSTGAIAVLYASATQPCAATPGQAGLATACQPGRPAPPVQTQKHCGWAGCTLGGLASSASHTIVSTATSAYNYARNHPVDTALNVAMVALAFVPVGGEFADGAILAARGARGIEEVGALVDSGGIDSKLVRTVDSEYDAITTKGGDRYLSIRKRGPVLTGTADALTGDVVTSLNWGTDVANLHPTLVGRLSGEGLESFYGGPSGVHGEIHGINELLWRREDAGLSTEIDGTFTFYSRRLRGAEQGDQIPRCAACESLTSGAGEIQR
- a CDS encoding endonuclease V; translation: MVNLDSAVGASRKTVTGLDVSYVKDTDLLAAAAVTIDIQTLGVLETAIVKGEATFPYVPGLLAFREAPALLHALEKILVTPDVLVCDGYGLAHPRRFGLACYLGVITGLPTFGVAKSSFTARFVEPGVERGSWSPLLDGDDVVGRVLRTQPGVKPVFVSVGHRIDLDEASDITLKMSPRFRVPEAIRRADSLSRAALRTGSG
- a CDS encoding ATP-binding protein, translating into MIPAAARLPGVPGLVARHGYFVVHAPRQTGKTTTLRSLAQELTASGRYAAVLTSCEPGRPWSDDVAAAEQAILRTLRDKAADGLPDDLRPPAWPEAPAGAVLSSGLTAWSKACPRPVVLFLDEIDALEGRTLISVLSQLRSGATERPANFPMSVALCGLRDLRDYKTASGGNPNRLGGPSPFNIIVESLRLGNFTPDEIRELYGQHTSDTGQPFTGEAVEQVFDLTDGQPWLVNALANEITVKMAVTPPTPITAAHVEKAAERLIQARATHLDSLVDKLNDSRVRAIIEPLITGTQPAQRPKNDDIQYVRDLGLLAQDPPVRPANPIYNEVIVRALTDGVLEYATDVPRPRAYVLPDGRMDFTRLLTEFAAFWKGNGDILVSQQIYHEAAPHLVLQAYLQRVVNGGGTVLREYGVGRGRLDLLVTWPYRSPDGAQAVQRQAIELKVRAEGDADPPDPALVQLDGYLDRLGLDTGALLLFDRRPTAPPIHERTTITARTSPAGRPITLFQG
- a CDS encoding ISAs1 family transposase, yielding MSSCQTGAALSSGLDNAGKEKIGRLLAMLRLVKDFRDARGRVYDLEFVLATATVATLAGATCYREIGSEAADLSQGLLAALGAPYGLFRGCYTVPCESTIRETLKGVNSHVLDLVVGTWLHEQATRDHNGDLVIALDGKVLRGAWSTENQQFTLFSAMTHNQGVVIAQTKVPADTNEITQVANLLKNIKHERGRTVITADAAHTQVKTAILLWKKRIDYVFTVKGNQPKLFQQIFDRLLPVIQKTPGHEVEECSRGSIKRWTTWTRPVDDIRFPRARTIAVICREEFDLTGARLSKEYAFIVTSLRGERAAPDAIHTHVRMHWGIENRVHYVRDTTWREDACQAHQENGPHNLAILRNLALGLLRLHGVTKIKETVQEIGRDRNRAVQYLAT
- a CDS encoding HNH endonuclease, yielding MGKNFALANQTGLQRTPQGYPWHHHQDPGLMQLVESGVHSRTGHTGGFSRGGS
- a CDS encoding SMI1/KNR4 family protein; the encoded protein is MEDFFQDDDYYTGPPLCDDLIAAAQSAVGFVLPRVYVDALRLRNGGIPKRRCFRTSFKTSWAPDHFEISAILGLGGELGIDSVDSGSRVLIEEWGYPDIGVVICAMPSGGHDAVMLDYSECGPMGVPGVAYVDEDRAPQRISKSFEEFIERLDFCALPGDP